One genomic window of Bradyrhizobium sp. CCGE-LA001 includes the following:
- the moaA gene encoding GTP 3',8-cyclase MoaA has protein sequence MNGSSANPRAALSSAMTDPFGRTISYLRVSVTDRCDLRCFYCMSEDMTFLPKADLLTLEELDRLCSAFIAKGVKKLRLTGGEPLVRRNVMSLVRSLSRHLSSGALNELTLTTNGTQLAKHARELADCGVRRINVSLDTLDPKKFREITRWGEIDKVLEGIEAARAAGLGVKINAVALKNLNEDELPELMRWAHGKGMGLTLIEVMPMGEIGSGRIDQYLPLSLVRARLAQQFTLTDLAETTGGPARYVSVAETGGKLGFITPMTHNFCESCNRVRITCTGTLHTCLGHEDASDLRKPLRASAEDMLLADAIDRAIGLKPKGHDFIIDRRHDRPSVSRHMSVTGG, from the coding sequence ATGAACGGATCTTCTGCAAATCCCCGCGCCGCGCTGTCGAGCGCGATGACCGATCCGTTCGGGCGGACCATCTCGTACCTGCGCGTGTCCGTCACCGACCGCTGCGATCTGCGCTGCTTCTACTGCATGTCGGAAGACATGACCTTCCTGCCCAAGGCGGATCTGCTGACGCTGGAGGAGCTGGACCGGCTCTGCTCGGCCTTCATCGCCAAGGGCGTGAAGAAGCTGCGGCTCACCGGCGGCGAGCCTCTGGTCCGTCGCAACGTGATGTCGCTGGTGCGCTCGCTGTCGCGGCATCTGTCGAGCGGCGCCTTGAACGAGCTGACGCTGACCACCAACGGCACCCAGCTTGCAAAGCATGCGCGCGAGCTCGCCGATTGCGGCGTGCGCCGCATCAACGTCTCGCTCGACACGCTCGATCCCAAGAAGTTTCGCGAGATCACCCGCTGGGGCGAGATCGACAAGGTGCTGGAAGGCATCGAGGCCGCGCGTGCCGCCGGCCTCGGCGTCAAGATCAACGCGGTGGCGCTGAAGAACCTCAACGAGGACGAGCTCCCCGAATTAATGCGCTGGGCCCACGGCAAGGGCATGGGCCTGACGCTGATCGAGGTCATGCCAATGGGCGAGATCGGATCGGGCAGGATCGACCAATATCTGCCGCTGTCGCTGGTGCGCGCCCGCCTGGCCCAGCAGTTCACGCTGACGGACCTCGCCGAGACCACGGGGGGACCGGCGCGCTATGTCAGCGTCGCGGAGACCGGCGGCAAGCTCGGCTTCATCACGCCGATGACTCATAATTTCTGTGAATCCTGCAACCGGGTGCGCATCACCTGCACCGGAACGCTGCACACCTGCCTCGGTCACGAGGATGCCTCCGATTTGCGCAAACCTCTGCGTGCATCAGCCGAGGATATGCTGCTTGCGGATGCGATCGACCGTGCCATCGGGCTGAAGCCTAAGGGCCATGATTTCATCATCGACCGCCGCCACGACCGTCCCAGCGTCTCCAGGCATATGAGCGTCACCGGCGGCTGA
- a CDS encoding HAD-IA family hydrolase — MTSPYTLVFDLDGTLVDTAPDLITALNYVLDREGLPPVPMASARNMIGAGARKLIERGLEAEGRSVTPADMDRMTADFIAYYADHIAVESRPFEGLETALDQFAAQGHRLAVCTNKLEWLSKRLLDRLGLSPRFAAICGADTFGVQKPDPTIFRETVARAGGEVKASIMVGDAGTDVGVARRAGVPVIGVSFGYTDVPIAELKPDRLIHHMRDLPAAAHSLMANRTSASH; from the coding sequence ATGACCTCCCCCTACACCCTCGTCTTCGATCTCGACGGCACGCTTGTGGATACGGCGCCCGACCTGATCACCGCGCTCAACTATGTGCTCGACCGCGAAGGGCTGCCGCCCGTCCCCATGGCCTCGGCCCGCAACATGATCGGCGCCGGCGCCCGCAAGCTGATCGAGCGGGGATTGGAGGCTGAGGGCCGCTCGGTGACCCCCGCCGACATGGACCGGATGACGGCGGATTTCATCGCCTATTATGCCGACCACATCGCGGTCGAATCCCGCCCCTTCGAGGGTCTCGAGACCGCGCTCGACCAGTTTGCCGCCCAGGGCCATCGCCTTGCGGTCTGCACCAACAAGCTGGAATGGCTGTCAAAGCGGCTGCTGGACCGGCTCGGCCTCAGCCCCCGCTTCGCCGCGATCTGCGGCGCTGACACTTTTGGCGTCCAGAAGCCCGATCCCACCATCTTTCGCGAGACCGTGGCGCGCGCCGGCGGAGAGGTTAAAGCCAGCATCATGGTTGGCGATGCCGGAACCGATGTCGGCGTCGCCCGGCGCGCCGGGGTGCCCGTGATCGGGGTCAGCTTCGGCTACACGGACGTCCCTATCGCCGAGCTGAAGCCGGACCGGCTGATCCATCACATGCGCGACCTGCCGGCCGCGGCACATAGCCTGATGGCGAACCGCACCTCCGCAAGCCATTGA
- the rpiA gene encoding ribose-5-phosphate isomerase RpiA, producing the protein MNMDQLKRQAAARALEEVRDGMQLGLGTGSTAKHFVELLGERVAAGLKVIGVPTSEATRADAERCGVPLTTLDDIDHLDITVDGADEIDPDLNLIKGGGGALLREKIVAAASDRMIVIADDSKWVPTLGKFPLPVEVIPFGLGATRRAIEKAFAACGVSGQMAVRKAKGGDKDGHVFVTDGGHWIVDAQLGRIVDPPALAKALSAIPGVVEHGLFIGLASSAVLAGGEGIRVIERRKPKGDQE; encoded by the coding sequence TTGAACATGGACCAGTTGAAGCGGCAGGCTGCGGCGCGCGCGCTCGAGGAGGTGCGTGACGGCATGCAGCTCGGGCTCGGCACCGGCTCGACCGCGAAACATTTCGTCGAGCTGCTCGGCGAGCGCGTCGCCGCCGGACTCAAGGTGATCGGCGTGCCGACCTCCGAAGCGACGCGCGCGGATGCGGAGCGCTGCGGCGTGCCGCTGACCACGCTGGACGATATCGACCATCTCGACATCACCGTGGACGGTGCCGACGAGATCGATCCGGATCTCAATCTGATCAAGGGCGGCGGCGGCGCGCTGCTGCGCGAGAAGATCGTGGCGGCAGCCTCGGATCGCATGATCGTGATTGCCGACGACAGCAAATGGGTGCCGACGCTCGGCAAGTTTCCGCTGCCGGTCGAGGTCATCCCGTTCGGGCTGGGCGCGACGCGCCGCGCGATCGAGAAGGCATTTGCCGCATGCGGCGTTTCCGGGCAAATGGCGGTCCGCAAGGCCAAGGGCGGGGACAAGGACGGCCACGTTTTCGTCACCGATGGCGGCCACTGGATCGTCGATGCCCAGCTCGGTCGTATTGTCGATCCACCCGCTCTCGCCAAGGCGTTGAGCGCCATCCCCGGCGTGGTCGAGCATGGCTTGTTCATCGGCTTGGCCAGCTCGGCCGTTCTGGCGGGCGGCGAGGGAATTCGCGTGATTGAACGGCGCAAGCCGAAAGGAGACCAGGAATGA
- a CDS encoding DUF2059 domain-containing protein codes for MKSVLRFLPVTALAVGLALSAGTAMAQQPAAKAPAAPAQPKASPAAIAAAREILQIKNATAMYTGAVPGLVEKTKIALIQQNLNYQKDLNEVAQVVAQQLNGRQNEIGEGMAQIYASEFTEQELKDLVTFYKSPLGKKLIDAEPRAIGLSMAFMNSWAQNFSETVMGAFRAEMRKRGKEI; via the coding sequence ATGAAGAGCGTGTTGAGATTCTTGCCGGTGACGGCCCTCGCTGTGGGGCTGGCGCTTTCGGCCGGTACGGCCATGGCGCAACAGCCGGCCGCCAAGGCCCCTGCAGCACCGGCCCAGCCGAAGGCCTCGCCCGCGGCGATTGCAGCGGCCAGGGAGATCTTGCAGATCAAGAACGCGACCGCGATGTATACCGGCGCCGTGCCCGGCCTCGTCGAGAAGACCAAGATCGCGCTGATCCAGCAAAATCTCAACTACCAGAAGGACCTCAACGAGGTCGCGCAGGTCGTGGCGCAGCAGCTCAACGGCCGCCAGAACGAGATCGGCGAGGGCATGGCGCAGATCTATGCCAGCGAGTTCACCGAGCAGGAGCTGAAGGACCTCGTCACCTTCTACAAGTCGCCGCTCGGCAAGAAGCTGATCGACGCCGAGCCCCGCGCCATCGGGCTCAGCATGGCTTTCATGAACTCCTGGGCCCAGAACTTCTCCGAGACCGTGATGGGGGCCTTCCGCGCCGAGATGCGCAAGCGTGGCAAGGAGATCTGA
- the gor gene encoding glutathione-disulfide reductase: MAEFDVDLFVIGGGSGGVRAARIAAGHGARVMIAEEYRMGGTCVIRGCVPKKLFVIGSHVRHEIEDAAGFGWTIPSMSFDWATLIANKDKEIARLEAAYTANVEKSGAEIVKSRAVIEDKHTVRLLENDRKITAKYILIATGGAPNHGASIPGIEHVISSNEAFHLKKLPRRIVIQGGGYIALEFAGIFAGFGSDVTVIYRGDNILRGFDEDVRAHVRAEMEKQGITILTGCTVTKVDRHGEDFTTHLSNGSSLASDQVMFAIGRHPAVANLGLEKAGVAINPKNGGIAVDHFSKSSVDSIYAIGDVTHRFNLTPVAIREGHAFADTVFGKREVTVDHANIPTAVFSQPEVGTVGLTETEARAQFSHVDIYKTTFRPIKATMSGRDTRVLMKLVVDGATDRVLGCHIVGDAAAEITQAVAIAVKMKATKADFDATIALHPTAAEELVTMRTPTARHVRQAAE; the protein is encoded by the coding sequence ATGGCTGAATTCGACGTCGACCTCTTCGTCATCGGTGGCGGCTCGGGCGGCGTGCGGGCCGCTCGCATCGCGGCCGGCCATGGCGCGCGCGTGATGATCGCGGAAGAGTACCGCATGGGCGGCACCTGCGTGATCCGCGGCTGCGTGCCGAAGAAGCTGTTCGTGATCGGCTCTCATGTCCGTCACGAGATCGAGGACGCCGCCGGCTTCGGCTGGACCATCCCCTCCATGAGCTTCGACTGGGCGACACTGATCGCCAACAAGGACAAGGAGATCGCGCGGCTGGAGGCGGCCTACACCGCCAATGTCGAGAAGTCGGGCGCAGAGATCGTCAAGAGTCGGGCGGTGATCGAGGACAAGCACACCGTCCGCCTGCTCGAGAACGACCGGAAGATCACCGCGAAATACATCCTGATCGCCACCGGCGGCGCGCCGAACCACGGCGCTTCGATTCCCGGCATCGAGCACGTGATCTCCTCCAACGAGGCGTTTCATCTCAAGAAGCTGCCGAGGCGGATCGTGATTCAGGGCGGCGGCTATATCGCGCTGGAATTTGCCGGCATCTTTGCCGGCTTCGGCTCCGACGTCACCGTGATCTATCGCGGCGACAACATCCTGCGCGGTTTCGACGAGGACGTTCGCGCTCACGTCCGCGCCGAGATGGAGAAGCAGGGCATCACCATCCTCACCGGCTGCACGGTGACGAAGGTCGATCGCCACGGCGAGGACTTCACCACGCATCTGTCGAACGGATCGAGCCTCGCCTCCGACCAGGTGATGTTCGCGATCGGCCGCCATCCGGCGGTGGCCAATCTCGGCCTCGAGAAGGCCGGCGTCGCCATCAACCCGAAGAATGGCGGCATCGCGGTCGACCATTTCTCGAAGAGCTCGGTCGACAGCATCTATGCGATCGGCGACGTCACCCATCGTTTCAACCTGACGCCGGTTGCGATCCGCGAGGGCCATGCCTTCGCCGACACCGTGTTCGGCAAGCGCGAGGTCACGGTCGATCACGCCAACATTCCGACCGCAGTGTTCTCGCAGCCGGAGGTCGGCACCGTCGGTCTCACCGAGACCGAGGCGCGCGCGCAGTTCAGCCACGTCGACATCTACAAGACGACCTTCCGCCCCATCAAGGCGACGATGTCCGGCCGCGACACCCGCGTGCTGATGAAGCTCGTCGTCGACGGGGCGACCGATCGCGTGCTCGGCTGCCACATCGTCGGCGATGCCGCCGCCGAGATCACGCAAGCCGTGGCGATCGCGGTGAAGATGAAGGCGACCAAGGCCGATTTCGACGCCACGATCGCGCTGCACCCGACCGCGGCCGAAGAGCTCGTCACCATGCGCACGCCGACCGCACGCCACGTGCGGCAGGCGGCGGAGTAG
- a CDS encoding carboxylate-amine ligase: MTFASDVLKLLRLDSSDDRQHLVIRSAGGRGKAAEYSFGIEEEYFLADRRSLEVAIKTPDELFESANWSTGGQAMREMLQSQLEVATNIHVDVNDAREELRFLRREVANVAAQYGFVIMACGTHPTAVWRMSQPSPKPRYEEMIEDLRSIGHRNMMCGMHVHVQLPDPEKRMAVMRAMLPHLPLFIALSASSPFWNSHKTGLKGYRLAAYSELPRTGLPELFEGRQDYDEYVGALQRSGVIPDESHIWWAMRPSMRHPTLELRAPDTCTFVDDAVAIASLYRCLTRHLYLRPHLSKEVTAVERAIAVENKWRAQRYGTDCIFASKDGPVTISELLSRVIGDIAEDATALNCAKEIEHCRTIVERGSSAEFQLRAYRDNGDDIAAVSRWIATSTTSGTSAPVASVAAPS; the protein is encoded by the coding sequence ATGACATTTGCTTCAGACGTTTTGAAACTGCTGCGGCTGGATTCGTCCGACGACAGGCAGCACCTCGTGATCCGCTCCGCCGGCGGCCGCGGCAAGGCCGCGGAATATTCCTTCGGCATCGAGGAGGAGTACTTCCTCGCCGATCGCCGCAGCCTGGAAGTCGCGATCAAGACCCCCGACGAGCTGTTCGAATCGGCGAACTGGTCGACCGGCGGCCAGGCGATGCGGGAGATGCTGCAATCCCAGCTCGAGGTCGCCACCAACATCCACGTCGACGTCAACGACGCACGCGAAGAGCTCCGTTTTCTTCGCCGCGAGGTCGCGAACGTCGCCGCGCAATACGGCTTCGTCATCATGGCCTGCGGCACGCATCCGACCGCGGTCTGGCGCATGTCGCAGCCGAGCCCGAAGCCGCGCTACGAGGAGATGATCGAGGATCTGCGCAGCATCGGCCACCGCAACATGATGTGCGGCATGCATGTGCACGTCCAGCTGCCCGATCCCGAGAAGCGCATGGCGGTGATGCGGGCGATGCTGCCGCACCTGCCGCTGTTCATCGCGCTCTCCGCCTCCTCCCCGTTCTGGAATTCGCACAAGACCGGGCTGAAAGGCTACCGGCTCGCCGCCTATTCCGAGCTGCCCCGCACCGGTCTGCCCGAACTGTTCGAAGGCAGGCAGGATTACGACGAATATGTCGGCGCGTTGCAGCGCTCCGGCGTGATACCGGACGAAAGCCACATCTGGTGGGCGATGCGGCCCTCGATGCGGCACCCGACCCTCGAGCTTCGTGCGCCCGATACCTGCACATTCGTCGATGACGCCGTGGCAATTGCCTCGCTCTACCGCTGCCTGACACGGCATCTTTACCTCCGACCTCATCTGTCGAAGGAGGTCACCGCGGTCGAACGCGCGATTGCGGTGGAGAACAAATGGCGCGCGCAGCGCTACGGCACCGACTGCATCTTCGCCTCGAAGGACGGCCCGGTCACGATCTCGGAGCTGCTGTCCCGCGTGATCGGCGACATCGCCGAAGACGCAACCGCGCTGAATTGCGCCAAGGAGATCGAACACTGCCGGACCATCGTGGAACGCGGCAGCTCCGCCGAATTCCAGCTTCGCGCCTATCGCGACAACGGCGACGACATCGCGGCCGTATCACGCTGGATTGCGACGTCGACGACGTCAGGAACGAGCGCTCCGGTCGCAAGCGTCGCTGCCCCGTCATAA
- a CDS encoding class II glutamine amidotransferase: MCRWIAYRGETTSFEPYVTEPEHSLIAQSIRSLQSTAGSNGDGFGLGWYGEHPEPGLYRETRPAWSDENLRYLCRHLRSHLFFAHVRAATGTAVTRQNCHPFACGQWMFMHNGFVGSWNRLRRKVEALIPDAYYPSRLGTTDSEAVFLAMMGAGLDKDPLGATQRVLQALVGLVNEGQLRERLRFTSAIANGHDLYAFRVAVNDAANTLYFREDGDQVVVVSEPFDKEEDWAEVPPNHALIARASESVKIVPFDVTICSSAGTEPAPARRISARR, from the coding sequence ATGTGCCGCTGGATCGCATATCGGGGCGAGACCACGTCCTTTGAGCCTTACGTCACCGAGCCCGAGCATTCGCTGATCGCGCAGAGCATCCGCTCGCTTCAGTCGACGGCCGGATCGAACGGCGACGGCTTCGGTCTCGGCTGGTACGGCGAGCATCCGGAACCTGGCCTGTATCGCGAGACGCGCCCGGCGTGGTCGGATGAGAATCTGCGCTACCTTTGCCGGCATCTGCGCTCGCATCTGTTCTTCGCGCATGTGCGCGCGGCCACCGGCACGGCGGTGACGCGGCAGAATTGCCATCCCTTCGCCTGCGGCCAGTGGATGTTCATGCACAATGGATTCGTCGGCAGCTGGAATCGGCTGCGTCGCAAGGTCGAGGCGCTGATTCCGGATGCCTATTACCCGTCGCGGCTCGGCACGACCGACTCGGAGGCGGTGTTTCTCGCCATGATGGGCGCGGGCCTGGACAAGGATCCGCTCGGCGCGACGCAGCGCGTGCTGCAGGCCCTTGTCGGTCTCGTCAACGAAGGCCAGCTCCGCGAACGGCTGCGCTTCACCAGCGCGATCGCCAACGGACATGACCTCTACGCCTTCCGGGTTGCGGTCAACGACGCCGCGAACACGCTGTATTTCCGCGAGGACGGCGACCAAGTCGTGGTGGTGTCCGAGCCGTTCGACAAGGAGGAAGACTGGGCAGAGGTGCCGCCCAATCACGCCTTGATCGCGCGCGCGTCCGAAAGCGTGAAGATTGTTCCGTTCGACGTGACAATTTGCAGTAGCGCCGGGACGGAACCCGCTCCGGCCAGACGGATTAGTGCCCGCAGGTAA
- a CDS encoding TerB family tellurite resistance protein → MHDTKHSSPIEIADPSTLNEQAAAALVIAGALVAVADRRVSPVERDEVMRFIRDRDLAPHIEDDRLLAMFDALAERLEEPDFANVVIDTLRPVSNMPLSAHLMELSERVAAADEDVHPHEVQAIKLLRLLTLALPRAKPVAPSEKPVAHYTGVKE, encoded by the coding sequence ATGCACGACACCAAGCATTCCAGTCCGATCGAAATCGCTGATCCGTCCACCCTGAACGAGCAGGCTGCGGCGGCGCTGGTCATTGCCGGCGCGCTGGTCGCCGTGGCCGACCGACGCGTTTCACCGGTCGAGCGCGACGAGGTGATGCGCTTCATTCGGGACCGCGACTTGGCGCCTCATATCGAGGACGATCGGCTGCTTGCGATGTTCGATGCACTCGCCGAACGACTCGAGGAGCCGGATTTTGCCAACGTCGTGATCGACACGCTCCGGCCGGTCTCGAACATGCCCCTGTCAGCCCATTTGATGGAATTGTCGGAGCGCGTCGCCGCGGCAGACGAGGACGTGCATCCCCATGAGGTCCAGGCCATCAAGCTTTTGCGGCTGCTGACGCTTGCGCTGCCCCGCGCAAAGCCGGTCGCGCCGAGTGAAAAGCCCGTGGCACATTATACCGGGGTCAAGGAATGA
- a CDS encoding TerC family protein, translated as MTEFITAEALSALLQVILIDLVLAGDNAVVIGLAAAGLPPEQRRRAIIVGIAAATVLRIAFAGVATQLLQVIGLLLAGGVLLLWVCWKMWRELREQSAHAHANELALETGNGGAAPVQQKTFAQAAVQIVAADVSMSLDNVLAVAGAAREHPYILAFGLLLSVGLMGVAADLLGRLLQKQRWVAYVGLAIILYVACEMIYRGTLELAPVIASL; from the coding sequence ATGACTGAATTCATCACCGCCGAGGCGCTGAGCGCGCTGCTTCAGGTCATCCTTATCGATCTCGTGCTCGCCGGCGACAATGCCGTCGTCATCGGCCTTGCTGCTGCTGGTCTACCGCCCGAGCAGCGCCGCCGCGCCATCATCGTCGGCATCGCTGCGGCCACCGTACTCCGCATCGCCTTCGCCGGCGTCGCAACGCAGCTTTTGCAAGTGATCGGCCTCCTGCTTGCCGGCGGTGTGTTGCTGCTCTGGGTGTGCTGGAAGATGTGGCGAGAGCTGCGCGAGCAGTCCGCGCATGCTCATGCGAACGAACTTGCACTCGAAACTGGCAACGGCGGTGCCGCGCCGGTGCAACAAAAGACCTTCGCTCAGGCCGCGGTGCAGATCGTCGCCGCCGACGTGTCGATGTCGCTCGACAACGTGCTCGCCGTCGCGGGCGCCGCGCGGGAGCATCCTTACATCCTGGCCTTCGGCCTGCTCTTGTCGGTTGGCCTGATGGGAGTCGCCGCGGACCTGCTTGGCCGCTTGCTGCAGAAGCAGCGCTGGGTTGCCTATGTCGGCCTCGCCATCATCCTTTACGTCGCGTGTGAGATGATCTATCGGGGCACGCTGGAACTTGCACCGGTCATTGCGAGTCTCTGA
- a CDS encoding TIGR00645 family protein — MRSETKAPSADAAPRPQIGPFAQLIFGSRWLQVPLYVGLIIAQGVYVLLFLKELWHLVLHSFDATEQQIMLVVLGLIDVVMISNLLVMVIVGGYETFVSRLNLTGHPDEPEWLSHVNASVLKIKLAMAIIGISSISLLRTFIEAGNLGTTRSNFTESGVMWQVLIHLAFIVSAIGIAWVDRLSSDGGGHRKGATHG; from the coding sequence ATGAGGTCTGAAACCAAAGCGCCTTCGGCGGACGCCGCACCTCGGCCGCAGATCGGTCCGTTCGCCCAGCTCATCTTCGGCTCGCGATGGCTGCAGGTGCCGCTCTATGTCGGCCTGATCATCGCGCAGGGCGTTTACGTGCTGCTGTTCCTCAAGGAGCTCTGGCACCTGGTCCTGCACTCGTTCGACGCCACCGAGCAGCAGATCATGCTGGTCGTGCTCGGGCTGATCGACGTCGTCATGATCTCGAACCTCTTGGTGATGGTGATCGTCGGCGGCTATGAGACCTTCGTTTCCAGGCTGAACCTGACCGGCCATCCCGACGAGCCGGAATGGCTGAGCCACGTCAATGCCAGCGTGCTCAAGATCAAGCTGGCGATGGCAATCATCGGCATCTCCTCGATCTCGCTGCTCAGGACCTTCATCGAGGCGGGCAATCTCGGCACGACGCGCAGCAATTTCACCGAGAGCGGCGTGATGTGGCAGGTGCTGATCCACCTCGCCTTCATCGTCTCGGCGATCGGCATTGCCTGGGTCGACCGTCTCAGCAGCGATGGCGGCGGCCATCGCAAGGGCGCCACCCACGGCTGA
- a CDS encoding substrate-binding domain-containing protein → MLQIEIEAVWRFRREGSPRTAVIMLGVLNEIRKTGKITSAASDAHLSYRHVWNLIEQWSEFFGAALVETQRGRGSKLTPFGERLVWAGERMQARLGPQLENLAQELASEIKPFLEQRPSVIRVHASHGFAVAKLREFLDRESGIGVDLRYVSNQHSLVSLAQGACDLSGLHLPHGALRAQGIKAAREWLDPREDRIISFVTREMGLMVARGNPLRIASLNDLTNPKVRFVNRDHDSGTRLLFDQLLAAHGIDESRINGAQQIEFTHAAVAAYVASGMADASFGVEAAARHFGLDFIRILTEDYFFVCKRAFLDTEPMQRILEIIRSADFRAAIATLPGYVPSDTGSVTGVKAFLEMHAVR, encoded by the coding sequence ATGCTTCAGATCGAGATCGAAGCCGTCTGGCGGTTTCGCCGCGAGGGCAGCCCGCGCACCGCCGTCATCATGCTCGGCGTGCTCAACGAGATCCGGAAGACCGGGAAGATCACGAGCGCCGCGAGCGATGCCCATCTCTCCTATCGCCACGTCTGGAATCTGATCGAGCAATGGTCGGAGTTCTTCGGCGCGGCGCTGGTCGAGACCCAGCGCGGCAGGGGCTCCAAGCTCACGCCATTCGGCGAACGGCTGGTGTGGGCCGGCGAGCGCATGCAGGCACGGCTCGGGCCGCAGCTCGAAAACCTCGCGCAGGAGCTGGCCAGCGAGATCAAGCCGTTCCTCGAACAACGTCCGTCCGTGATCCGCGTGCATGCGAGCCACGGCTTTGCGGTGGCCAAGCTGCGCGAATTCCTCGACCGTGAGTCCGGCATCGGCGTCGACCTGCGCTATGTCAGCAACCAGCATTCCCTGGTCTCGCTGGCGCAGGGCGCATGCGACCTCTCCGGCCTGCATCTGCCGCACGGCGCGCTGCGGGCCCAGGGCATCAAGGCCGCGCGCGAATGGCTCGATCCGCGCGAGGATCGCATCATCAGCTTTGTGACGCGCGAGATGGGCCTGATGGTCGCGCGCGGCAACCCGCTGCGGATCGCCTCGCTGAACGACCTTACAAATCCCAAGGTCCGCTTCGTCAACCGCGACCATGATTCCGGCACGCGGCTTCTGTTCGATCAATTGCTCGCCGCGCACGGCATCGACGAGAGCAGGATCAACGGCGCACAGCAGATCGAGTTCACCCACGCGGCGGTCGCCGCCTATGTCGCCAGCGGGATGGCGGATGCGAGCTTCGGCGTCGAGGCCGCGGCGCGGCATTTCGGCCTCGACTTCATCCGCATCCTGACCGAGGATTATTTCTTCGTCTGCAAGCGCGCGTTCCTGGATACCGAGCCGATGCAGCGCATCCTCGAGATCATCCGCAGCGCCGATTTCCGCGCGGCGATCGCGACACTCCCCGGTTATGTGCCCTCCGACACCGGCAGCGTGACCGGCGTGAAGGCGTTTCTGGAGATGCACGCCGTGCGGTGA